The Catenulispora sp. EB89 genome has a segment encoding these proteins:
- a CDS encoding SigE family RNA polymerase sigma factor — MTADRDEEFSRYVTERSGALLRVAYLLTGNRADAEDLLQTALAKTYLSWARIQDKGALDGYVRRVLVNTQTSWWRKRRVEEYATDQLPEQVWEDTRPAEIELRSTVWKSLAQLPRRQRAVVVLRYYEDLSEAETAEVMGISVGTVKSTASRALAKLRTDGALRDARVAIPAPLRPPAPEPLPKSARVDAD, encoded by the coding sequence GTGACGGCGGACAGAGACGAGGAGTTCTCTCGCTATGTCACTGAGCGGTCCGGTGCCCTCCTGCGCGTCGCCTATCTGCTGACCGGGAACCGCGCCGACGCCGAGGACCTGCTGCAGACCGCGCTGGCCAAGACCTATCTGTCCTGGGCCCGCATCCAGGACAAGGGCGCGCTCGACGGCTACGTGCGGCGCGTCCTGGTGAACACCCAGACCTCCTGGTGGCGCAAGCGCCGCGTCGAGGAATACGCCACCGACCAGCTGCCCGAGCAGGTCTGGGAGGACACGCGCCCGGCGGAGATCGAACTGCGCTCCACGGTCTGGAAGTCGCTGGCGCAGTTGCCGCGCCGCCAACGCGCGGTGGTCGTCCTGCGGTATTACGAGGACCTCTCCGAAGCGGAGACCGCCGAGGTAATGGGGATCTCAGTCGGCACGGTGAAATCAACGGCTTCACGAGCCCTTGCCAAACTCCGGACGGACGGCGCATTGCGCGACGCCCGCGTCGCCATCCCCGCGCCACTTCGCCCGCCTGCCCCCGAACCCCTTCCGAAATCCGCCAGGGTCGATGCAGACTGA
- a CDS encoding metal-dependent hydrolase — protein MLGHSHATSGGLAWAAAASALPMSVLAYPAMHGSTAHIQAKDLLFGTFITAGAALLPDIDHPNGTIAHSVGPITHNLCKGVSKISGGHRHATHSLAFVAAVTYGTWAGEKYLGRYFTLGLVFFMLVLAVRALNLCPPGEKLEAYGPCILLAGGGTVLMDRWIASAPSWLPFAIGLGALTHLAGDCLTDHGCRLFWPFTLRTGIPLIQRTGNKMETWFLAPVMAVGCAVLLYVKTSAKP, from the coding sequence ATGCTCGGGCACTCACACGCGACCAGCGGCGGACTGGCCTGGGCGGCGGCCGCCTCCGCGCTGCCGATGAGCGTCCTGGCCTACCCGGCCATGCACGGCTCCACGGCCCACATCCAGGCCAAGGACCTGCTGTTCGGGACCTTCATCACGGCCGGCGCGGCACTGCTGCCGGACATCGACCACCCGAACGGCACCATCGCGCACTCGGTCGGGCCGATCACCCACAACCTGTGCAAGGGCGTGTCGAAGATCAGCGGCGGGCACCGGCACGCCACGCACTCGCTGGCCTTCGTCGCGGCCGTCACCTACGGCACCTGGGCCGGCGAGAAGTACCTCGGCCGGTACTTCACCCTCGGGCTCGTGTTCTTCATGCTGGTGCTGGCGGTCCGCGCGCTGAACCTGTGCCCGCCGGGGGAGAAGCTGGAGGCCTACGGGCCCTGCATCCTGCTGGCCGGCGGCGGGACGGTGCTGATGGACCGCTGGATAGCGAGCGCGCCGAGCTGGCTGCCGTTCGCGATCGGGCTCGGGGCGCTGACGCACCTGGCCGGCGACTGCCTGACCGACCACGGCTGCCGGCTGTTCTGGCCGTTCACGCTGCGGACCGGGATACCGCTGATCCAGCGGACCGGCAACAAGATGGAGACGTGGTTCCTGGCGCCGGTGATGGCTGTCGGGTGTGCAGTGCTGTTGTACGTGAAGACTTCTGCGAAGCCTTAG
- a CDS encoding ABC transporter substrate-binding protein — protein sequence MRRTFVLGAGLTLLGTALLGTAACGTRLPDSAFAAQSPGESPGAPGTSGASANPASDVGVTPASIKIGMIDSVDSLLGPDTFSGPMYGAQAFFKALNAAGGVNGRQITFVTCDDQGVGGTNVSCAHTLIDQDKVFAFAGNSAFQYDGASYVSAKDVPDIGGEPISNAYDQYPHLYSIYGSDYPRDGKSIGWQGKLYSSTEAEHYAKTVLHAHVAGLVSYNQADSARYASYEAEALRKEGFTVVPEQLDIALADFDSAALDMKNKGVDVVFDTIDTDGNARLCKAIEDAGVPIVAKMTTVQSWDATVAATYKDAPKCRNLLYANSSDANYEDTSNPAVKAFRDAMAKYFPDREGKLSEWEIDGWASAQWLTDAVASCGADVTRVCVEKFMNSGKPYDAHGIITPAAFDVKAPTGTTHACFNVAQWQDSANGGQGGWVTRVPDMDTNCYDVPQVAYSP from the coding sequence ATGCGACGGACCTTCGTGCTCGGAGCGGGTCTGACCCTGCTCGGGACCGCACTGCTGGGGACGGCGGCGTGCGGGACCAGGCTGCCGGATTCGGCTTTCGCCGCGCAGAGCCCCGGTGAGAGCCCTGGTGCACCGGGGACATCCGGCGCCTCCGCGAACCCGGCCAGCGATGTCGGCGTCACCCCGGCCTCGATCAAGATCGGGATGATCGACTCGGTGGACTCGCTGCTCGGACCGGACACGTTCTCCGGTCCGATGTACGGCGCGCAGGCCTTCTTCAAGGCGCTGAACGCCGCCGGCGGGGTCAACGGCCGGCAGATCACTTTCGTGACGTGCGACGACCAGGGGGTCGGCGGCACGAACGTGTCGTGCGCGCACACGCTGATCGACCAGGACAAGGTGTTCGCGTTCGCGGGCAACTCGGCCTTCCAGTACGACGGCGCGTCCTACGTCTCGGCCAAGGACGTGCCGGACATCGGCGGCGAGCCGATCAGCAACGCCTACGACCAGTACCCGCACCTGTACTCGATCTACGGCAGCGACTATCCGCGCGACGGCAAGAGCATCGGGTGGCAGGGGAAGCTGTATTCCTCGACCGAGGCCGAGCACTACGCGAAGACGGTGTTGCACGCACACGTCGCCGGGCTCGTCTCGTACAACCAGGCGGACTCGGCGCGGTACGCGTCCTATGAGGCCGAGGCGCTGCGCAAGGAGGGGTTCACGGTCGTCCCGGAGCAGTTGGACATCGCGTTGGCCGACTTCGATTCCGCGGCGCTGGACATGAAGAACAAGGGCGTGGACGTCGTCTTCGACACCATCGACACCGACGGGAACGCCAGGCTGTGCAAGGCGATCGAGGACGCCGGGGTGCCGATCGTGGCGAAGATGACGACGGTGCAGAGTTGGGACGCCACGGTCGCCGCGACGTACAAGGACGCGCCGAAGTGCCGAAACCTGTTGTACGCCAACTCTTCCGACGCCAACTACGAGGACACGTCGAACCCGGCGGTGAAGGCGTTCCGGGACGCGATGGCGAAGTACTTCCCGGACCGGGAGGGGAAGCTGTCGGAGTGGGAGATCGACGGGTGGGCGTCGGCGCAGTGGCTCACTGACGCGGTGGCGTCGTGCGGGGCCGATGTGACGCGGGTGTGCGTCGAGAAGTTCATGAACTCCGGGAAACCCTATGACGCGCACGGGATCATCACGCCGGCGGCCTTCGATGTGAAGGCGCCGACGGGGACGACGCACGCGTGCTTCAACGTCGCGCAGTGGCAGGACTCTGCGAATGGCGGGCAGGGCGGCTGGGTGACGCGGGTGCCCGATATGGACACGAACTGCTACGACGTACCTCAGGTTGCTTATTCGCCGTAG
- a CDS encoding FecCD family ABC transporter permease encodes MHPTRPTIALLTGLLVLLLAVLVSSLGGAAGLPVAGTAKALLDKLPFVDLRTGLGPVQLSVLDQIRLPRVVLATLVGALLAQAGAAYQGVFRNPLSDSGTIGASAGAGMAATLVIVYGGGPEHTVAGIGAVPLAAFVGALGGVLASYVLGTFVGRGGTASLILAGVAVSSFVGAVQAFVMQRSTADVRQVYSWLFGSFAAADWSLVRLALPYAVISVLIVTVHARHLDVLALGDDEAATLGLHPVRTRVIVLAAASLATATAVAVSGIIGFVGLVVPHVVRRVAGPGHRLLLPMSLLVGGAFLVLADLLARTVLAPAELPIGVVTSFVGAPFFLVILRATRERDR; translated from the coding sequence ATCCACCCAACCCGCCCCACCATCGCCCTCCTCACCGGCCTCCTCGTCCTCCTCCTCGCCGTCCTCGTCTCCAGCCTCGGCGGCGCGGCGGGCCTCCCGGTCGCCGGCACCGCCAAGGCCCTCCTCGACAAGCTCCCCTTCGTCGACCTCCGCACGGGGCTCGGGCCGGTGCAGCTGAGTGTGCTCGACCAGATTCGGCTGCCGCGCGTCGTGCTCGCGACGCTCGTCGGGGCGCTGCTCGCGCAGGCCGGTGCCGCGTATCAGGGTGTCTTCCGGAATCCGTTGTCCGATTCCGGGACCATCGGGGCTTCGGCCGGTGCCGGGATGGCCGCGACGCTCGTCATCGTCTACGGCGGCGGGCCTGAGCACACCGTGGCCGGGATCGGCGCTGTGCCGCTCGCGGCGTTCGTCGGGGCGCTCGGCGGGGTGCTCGCCAGTTATGTGCTCGGCACGTTCGTGGGTCGCGGGGGCACCGCTTCGCTCATCCTCGCCGGGGTCGCCGTCAGTTCGTTCGTCGGGGCGGTGCAGGCATTCGTCATGCAGCGGAGCACCGCGGACGTGCGGCAGGTGTACTCGTGGCTGTTCGGGAGTTTCGCTGCCGCCGACTGGTCGTTGGTGCGGTTGGCGCTGCCCTATGCCGTCATCAGTGTCCTGATCGTCACTGTGCACGCCCGGCATCTCGACGTCCTCGCGCTCGGCGACGACGAGGCCGCCACGCTCGGCCTGCATCCGGTGCGCACGCGCGTGATCGTGCTGGCCGCCGCGTCGCTGGCGACCGCGACGGCGGTGGCGGTCAGCGGCATCATCGGCTTCGTCGGGCTGGTGGTGCCGCATGTCGTGCGGCGTGTCGCCGGGCCCGGGCATCGGCTGCTGCTGCCGATGAGCCTGCTGGTCGGTGGGGCGTTCCTGGTGTTGGCCGATCTGCTGGCGCGGACCGTGCTGGCGCCGGCCGAGCTGCCGATCGGGGTCGTCACCTCGTTCGTCGGGGCGCCGTTCTTCCTGGTCATCCTGCGGGCCACGCGGGAGCGTGACCGGTGA
- a CDS encoding alpha/beta fold hydrolase encodes MQDSDPIRLAGPWTHRDINANGARFHVAEMGEGPLVLFLHGFPEFWWSWRHQLPAVADAGFRAVAMDLRGYGSSDKTPRGYDPLTLTMDVTGVIRALGQSNATLVGHGWGAFLGWTAAVFRPAAVNRLAVTGSAHPRRLRQALLTDPKQISAARFMWAAQRPWAPEKALTRDAAMLVEQLLTEWGATGWPELDVAQRYRDAMLVPGAAHSSLEYYRWLIRSLVRPDGMRYAQRMRTEVRVPVLHLQGELDSALLPHVARGSGRYVTAAYRWRLLEGIGHFPHEEAPMRFTNELIDWLKS; translated from the coding sequence ATGCAGGATTCCGATCCGATCCGCCTGGCCGGCCCGTGGACGCACCGCGACATCAACGCGAACGGGGCCCGCTTCCACGTCGCCGAGATGGGCGAGGGCCCGCTGGTGCTGTTCCTGCACGGCTTCCCGGAATTCTGGTGGTCCTGGCGCCACCAGCTCCCGGCGGTGGCCGACGCGGGCTTCCGCGCGGTGGCGATGGACCTGCGCGGCTACGGCAGCAGCGACAAGACCCCGCGCGGCTACGACCCGCTGACCCTGACCATGGACGTCACCGGCGTCATCCGCGCCCTCGGCCAGTCCAACGCGACGCTGGTCGGGCACGGCTGGGGCGCCTTCCTCGGCTGGACCGCGGCGGTCTTCCGGCCGGCCGCGGTGAACCGGCTGGCGGTCACCGGTTCGGCCCATCCGCGCCGGCTGCGCCAGGCCCTGCTGACCGACCCCAAGCAGATCTCGGCGGCGCGCTTCATGTGGGCCGCGCAGCGGCCGTGGGCCCCGGAGAAGGCCCTGACCCGCGACGCCGCGATGCTGGTCGAGCAGCTGCTCACGGAGTGGGGCGCGACCGGCTGGCCGGAGCTGGACGTGGCGCAGCGCTACCGCGACGCGATGCTCGTGCCCGGCGCCGCGCACTCCTCGCTGGAGTACTACCGCTGGCTCATCAGGTCCCTGGTCCGCCCCGACGGGATGCGGTACGCGCAGCGGATGCGCACCGAGGTGCGGGTACCCGTGCTCCATCTGCAGGGCGAGCTCGACAGTGCCCTGCTCCCGCACGTCGCACGCGGCTCGGGCCGGTACGTCACGGCGGCCTACCGCTGGCGGCTGCTGGAGGGCATCGGCCACTTCCCGCACGAGGAGGCGCCGATGCGCTTCACCAACGAACTGATCGACTGGCTGAAGAGCTGA
- a CDS encoding ABC transporter ATP-binding protein, protein MSAVKAAGVRVRLDRKPILHGVDLDVAAGAWHAVLGPNGAGKSTLLKAIVGILPYEGDISVGGEAVAKLSAKHRARLIAYVPQQPQLPGDMTVSEYVLLGRTPHLGYLGVESRTDRAVAESALERLDLAGFSGRRLGAMSGGERQRVVLARALAQQAGVLLLDEPTTALDLGHQQQVLDLVDELRATEGLTVISTLHDLSLAAQYADELTLLVEGEVVACGTAREVLTEQRIAEHYGARVRVLDDGEGRPVVHLIREKHRGYGE, encoded by the coding sequence GTGAGCGCGGTCAAGGCCGCCGGGGTGCGGGTGCGGCTGGACCGCAAGCCGATCCTGCACGGCGTCGACCTCGACGTGGCCGCCGGGGCCTGGCACGCCGTGCTCGGACCGAACGGCGCGGGCAAGTCCACGCTGCTCAAGGCGATCGTCGGCATCCTGCCGTACGAGGGCGACATCAGCGTCGGCGGCGAGGCCGTCGCGAAGCTCTCCGCCAAACACCGGGCCCGCCTCATCGCCTACGTCCCGCAGCAGCCGCAGCTTCCCGGCGACATGACCGTCTCCGAGTACGTCCTGCTCGGCCGCACGCCGCACCTGGGCTACCTCGGTGTTGAGTCCCGGACCGATCGCGCGGTCGCCGAGAGCGCGCTGGAGCGCCTGGACCTGGCCGGATTCTCCGGCCGGCGGCTCGGCGCGATGTCCGGCGGCGAACGCCAGCGCGTCGTCCTGGCCCGCGCGCTGGCCCAGCAGGCCGGCGTCCTGCTGCTCGACGAGCCGACCACCGCCCTGGACCTCGGCCACCAGCAGCAGGTCCTGGACCTGGTTGACGAGCTGCGCGCGACCGAGGGCCTGACCGTCATCAGCACCCTGCACGACCTCAGCCTCGCCGCGCAGTACGCCGACGAGCTGACTCTTCTCGTCGAAGGGGAGGTCGTCGCTTGCGGCACGGCCCGCGAAGTCCTTACAGAGCAACGGATCGCCGAGCACTACGGAGCTCGCGTGCGAGTCCTCGATGATGGCGAAGGACGACCTGTCGTCCACCTGATCCGCGAAAAACACCGCGGCTACGGCGAATAA
- a CDS encoding GNAT family N-acetyltransferase, producing the protein MSFEAASHPVRPITDGEVEAFTAQLDLGFHENPPQEAHDLWMRLLPRERSVAAFDGDELVSTGGSFPFEMTVPGGATVPTAGVTMITVKPTHRRRGILTAMMRHQLHGWHERGEEPVATLQASEPAIYGRFGYGLATQQLNLKVPRGDNGLSAVPGSDKFRLRMLAPADGYDRCQEVFEANRPGRPGMLPRVGEGWRDSALADDEFARDEAGPLRCVLAEDADGRAVGFARYRVKEDFDNPAHPDCKVRVQEVYGRDLASYAAMWRFLLDLDLTSEVHAQVPVDDPLMHLLADTRRSLPRLQDDMYLRLVDVDRALTARRYAGPVDVVFDVADSFCPWNAGRWRLRGDADGAVCERTTDPADLVLGVRELGSAYLGGLSLSALARAGRVEELRAGTLAAASRAFVSDVAPWLPFGF; encoded by the coding sequence ATGAGCTTCGAAGCCGCCTCCCATCCCGTCCGTCCGATCACGGACGGCGAGGTCGAGGCTTTCACCGCGCAACTCGACCTCGGCTTCCACGAGAACCCGCCGCAGGAGGCGCACGACCTGTGGATGCGGCTGCTGCCGCGCGAGCGTTCGGTCGCCGCCTTCGACGGCGACGAACTGGTCAGCACCGGCGGGTCCTTCCCCTTCGAGATGACGGTCCCCGGCGGCGCCACGGTGCCGACCGCGGGCGTCACGATGATCACCGTGAAGCCCACCCACCGCCGCCGCGGCATCCTGACCGCGATGATGCGGCACCAGCTGCACGGCTGGCACGAGCGCGGCGAGGAGCCGGTGGCGACCCTGCAGGCGTCCGAGCCGGCGATCTACGGCCGCTTCGGCTACGGGCTCGCCACCCAGCAGCTCAACCTCAAGGTCCCCCGCGGCGACAACGGCCTGTCGGCGGTGCCCGGCAGCGACAAGTTCCGGCTGCGGATGCTGGCTCCGGCCGACGGATACGACCGCTGCCAGGAGGTGTTCGAGGCGAACCGGCCGGGCCGGCCGGGGATGCTGCCGCGGGTCGGCGAGGGCTGGCGGGACTCGGCGCTGGCCGACGACGAGTTCGCCCGGGACGAGGCGGGCCCGCTGCGCTGTGTCCTGGCCGAGGACGCCGACGGCCGGGCCGTGGGCTTCGCGCGCTACCGGGTCAAGGAGGACTTCGACAACCCGGCGCACCCGGACTGCAAGGTGCGGGTGCAGGAGGTCTACGGCCGCGACCTCGCCTCCTACGCCGCGATGTGGCGCTTCCTGCTCGACCTGGACCTGACCAGCGAGGTCCATGCCCAGGTGCCGGTCGACGACCCGCTGATGCACCTGCTGGCCGACACCCGGCGCTCGCTGCCCCGGCTGCAGGACGACATGTACCTGCGGCTCGTGGACGTGGACCGGGCGCTCACGGCGCGCCGCTACGCGGGGCCGGTGGACGTGGTGTTCGACGTCGCCGACTCGTTCTGCCCCTGGAACGCCGGCCGCTGGCGGCTCCGCGGCGACGCCGACGGCGCGGTCTGCGAGCGCACGACGGACCCGGCCGACCTGGTGCTCGGCGTGCGCGAACTCGGCAGCGCCTACCTAGGCGGCCTGTCGCTGAGCGCCCTCGCCCGCGCCGGACGGGTCGAGGAGCTGCGGGCCGGGACGCTGGCGGCGGCGTCGCGGGCGTTTGTGAGCGACGTCGCGCCGTGGCTGCCCTTCGGCTTCTAA
- a CDS encoding long-chain fatty acid--CoA ligase yields the protein MRSTMQETPLGIPTLLRFASTVYSGSEVHTVTADGLRTATFAEVGARSAQLAHALHDDLGIRGDERVATFMWNNQEHLEAYFAVPSMGAVLHTLNIRLFPDQITYIANHAEDKVVLVDGSLIPLLARVLPGFGTVEHVVIVGEGDPAPLEPAGKRIHRYEELLAGKPTTYDWPDFVETDAAAMCYTSGTTGNPKGVVYSHRSIYLHSMQVTMPQSFQLTEANRVLTIVPMFHAMAWGIPYAALMSGASVVMPDRFMQAPALVRAIHASGADFAGAVPTIWNDLLNHLDATGEKIPTLKRAVVGGSAVPPALMSAFEERYDMRIIHAWGMTETSPLGCVSQPPAGTEGEVAWSYRVTQGRFPAGVQARLAGPDGTIVPNDGEAVGELEVRGPWITASYYGDEDPERFHDGWLRTGDVGTITPDGYLTLTDREKDVIKSGGEWISSVELENHLMAHAAVAEATVVGVPDERWQERPLAAVVLREGAEAAPAELREYLSGLIPKWQLPERWTFLNAVPKTSVGKFDKKEVRRAYAAGELEVTVL from the coding sequence ATGCGCTCGACCATGCAGGAGACACCGCTAGGAATCCCGACGCTCCTGAGGTTCGCCTCGACCGTCTATTCCGGGTCGGAAGTACACACCGTCACCGCCGACGGCCTGCGGACCGCGACGTTCGCCGAGGTCGGCGCGCGCTCCGCGCAGCTGGCCCACGCCCTGCACGACGACCTCGGGATCCGCGGCGACGAGCGGGTCGCCACGTTCATGTGGAACAACCAGGAGCACCTGGAGGCGTACTTCGCCGTCCCCTCCATGGGCGCCGTGCTCCACACCCTGAACATCCGGCTCTTCCCGGATCAGATCACGTACATCGCCAACCACGCCGAGGACAAGGTGGTGCTGGTCGACGGCAGCCTGATCCCGCTGCTGGCCCGGGTCCTGCCCGGCTTCGGGACCGTCGAGCACGTGGTGATCGTCGGCGAGGGCGACCCGGCGCCGCTGGAGCCGGCCGGCAAGCGGATCCACCGGTACGAAGAACTCCTGGCGGGGAAACCCACGACCTACGACTGGCCCGACTTCGTCGAGACCGACGCCGCCGCGATGTGCTACACCTCCGGCACCACCGGCAATCCCAAGGGCGTCGTCTACAGCCACCGCTCGATCTACCTGCACTCGATGCAGGTCACGATGCCGCAGTCGTTCCAGCTCACCGAGGCGAACCGGGTCCTGACCATCGTCCCGATGTTCCACGCGATGGCCTGGGGGATCCCCTACGCGGCGTTGATGTCCGGCGCCAGCGTGGTCATGCCGGACCGGTTCATGCAGGCCCCGGCGCTGGTGCGGGCGATCCACGCCTCCGGCGCGGACTTCGCCGGCGCGGTGCCGACGATCTGGAACGACCTGCTGAACCACCTGGACGCCACCGGCGAGAAGATCCCGACGCTCAAGCGCGCGGTGGTCGGCGGCTCGGCGGTGCCGCCGGCGCTGATGAGCGCCTTCGAGGAGCGCTACGACATGCGCATCATCCACGCCTGGGGCATGACCGAGACCTCCCCGCTGGGCTGCGTCTCCCAGCCGCCGGCCGGCACCGAGGGCGAGGTGGCCTGGTCCTACCGGGTCACCCAGGGCCGTTTCCCGGCCGGGGTGCAGGCCCGGCTGGCCGGCCCGGACGGCACGATCGTGCCCAACGACGGCGAGGCGGTCGGCGAGTTGGAGGTCCGCGGCCCCTGGATCACCGCCTCCTACTACGGCGACGAGGACCCGGAGCGCTTCCACGACGGCTGGCTGCGCACTGGCGATGTCGGCACAATCACCCCCGACGGCTACCTGACGCTGACCGACCGGGAGAAGGACGTCATCAAGTCCGGCGGCGAGTGGATCTCCTCGGTCGAGCTGGAGAACCACCTGATGGCGCACGCGGCGGTGGCCGAGGCGACCGTGGTCGGCGTCCCGGACGAGCGCTGGCAGGAGCGGCCGCTGGCCGCCGTGGTGCTCCGCGAGGGCGCCGAGGCCGCGCCGGCGGAACTTCGTGAGTACCTGTCCGGACTGATCCCCAAGTGGCAGCTTCCTGAGCGATGGACCTTCCTCAACGCCGTCCCGAAGACCTCCGTCGGCAAGTTCGACAAGAAGGAAGTACGCCGCGCGTATGCAGCCGGTGAGCTTGAGGTCACAGTGTTGTAG
- a CDS encoding SigE family RNA polymerase sigma factor: MRSGTEDFREFVAARQGALRRTAYLLCGDWHQAQDLTQQTLAKLFVAWPRVRAVEAVDSYARQVLVRTYIDESRKRRNHELVTAELPDSGTEGPEIETRLALMAALKQLSPRQRAVVALRFWDDMSVEATAEALGMKANTVKSDTARALAKLKGLLDSSVHQAV, encoded by the coding sequence ATGCGGTCGGGAACCGAGGACTTCCGCGAGTTCGTCGCGGCCCGCCAGGGTGCGCTGCGGCGGACCGCGTACCTGCTGTGCGGCGACTGGCACCAGGCCCAGGACCTGACGCAGCAGACGCTGGCCAAGCTGTTCGTGGCGTGGCCGCGGGTGCGCGCCGTGGAGGCCGTCGACTCCTACGCGCGCCAGGTCCTGGTGCGCACGTACATCGACGAGTCCCGCAAGCGCCGCAACCACGAACTGGTCACCGCGGAGCTGCCGGACTCCGGCACCGAGGGCCCGGAGATCGAGACCCGGCTGGCGCTGATGGCCGCGCTCAAGCAGCTCTCGCCGCGCCAGCGTGCCGTCGTGGCACTGCGGTTCTGGGACGATATGAGCGTAGAAGCCACCGCCGAGGCGCTCGGGATGAAGGCCAACACCGTGAAGTCGGACACCGCACGCGCGTTGGCGAAACTCAAAGGGCTGCTCGACTCGTCTGTACACCAGGCGGTCTGA
- a CDS encoding ABC transporter substrate-binding protein, with translation MHSRLHILTRRVAVGVVAASALLAAGCSSSKSASAGSGASTTATTAASSTAAFPATITAKNGAVKLAAEPKKIVSLSPSATEDLFQIGAGSQVVAVDDQSNFPATAPKTTLSGYKPNAEAIAKYNPDLVVVADDSSQIVEQLGKLNVPVLWFDAPNTLDDAYSQITELGAATGHAGPAATTVAGMKQQITAAIAATKKPTSPLKYYYEVGTPGNYSATSKTFIGSIFAQFGLTNIADPADKTGGGYPQLSDEYLVTSAPDLIFLADTKCCQQTAATVAARPGWSAIPAVKNAAKGTVVGLDDDIASRWGPRLVQLVQQIAKAVNQAQG, from the coding sequence GTGCATTCTCGTCTGCACATTCTGACGCGGCGGGTGGCCGTCGGCGTCGTCGCGGCCTCGGCGCTGCTGGCCGCCGGGTGTTCGTCGTCGAAGTCGGCGTCGGCTGGCTCAGGGGCGTCGACCACCGCGACGACCGCCGCTTCCAGCACGGCCGCGTTCCCGGCGACCATCACCGCGAAGAACGGTGCGGTGAAGCTGGCCGCCGAACCCAAGAAGATCGTGTCGCTGTCACCGTCGGCCACCGAGGATCTGTTCCAGATCGGTGCGGGCTCGCAGGTCGTCGCGGTCGACGACCAGTCGAACTTCCCTGCCACGGCGCCGAAGACGACGTTGTCCGGCTACAAGCCGAACGCCGAGGCGATCGCGAAGTACAACCCGGACCTGGTGGTCGTCGCCGACGACAGCTCGCAGATCGTGGAGCAGCTCGGGAAGCTGAACGTGCCGGTGCTGTGGTTCGACGCCCCGAACACGCTGGACGACGCCTACAGCCAGATCACCGAACTCGGCGCCGCCACCGGTCACGCCGGGCCGGCCGCCACCACGGTCGCGGGTATGAAGCAGCAGATCACCGCAGCCATCGCGGCCACGAAGAAGCCGACCAGTCCCCTGAAGTACTACTACGAGGTCGGCACGCCGGGGAACTACAGCGCGACCTCGAAGACCTTCATCGGCTCGATCTTCGCGCAGTTCGGCCTCACCAACATCGCCGATCCGGCGGACAAGACCGGCGGCGGCTACCCCCAGCTGTCCGACGAGTACCTGGTCACCTCGGCGCCCGACCTGATCTTCCTGGCCGACACCAAGTGCTGCCAGCAGACCGCCGCCACCGTCGCCGCCCGCCCCGGCTGGTCGGCGATCCCCGCGGTGAAGAACGCCGCGAAGGGCACCGTCGTCGGCCTCGACGACGACATCGCCTCGCGCTGGGGCCCGCGCCTGGTGCAGCTGGTGCAGCAGATCGCGAAGGCCGTGAACCAGGCCCAGGGCTGA
- a CDS encoding enoyl-CoA hydratase/isomerase family protein yields MTEVQVKDYNGVLLKRHPASGNGVVAEIVLNRASAMNAISTAMAAAIRDVAPELAEDPAVRAVVVSSAPPEAEGKNHAFCVGVDLKERNQMSDAELVATRPAFRRTWGAFGSLPMPVIAAVSGYALGGGCELALACDLIVADDGAVFGLPEVSVGVIPGGGGTQTLVRRIGTNRAADLIFTARRIDADEADRFGMVDRRITGASTARDAALELAQQIAKNSPIGVRNAKHALKVGADLPLAAGLDVEDGAWRATAFSADRAEGVRAFVEKRAPVWP; encoded by the coding sequence ATGACTGAGGTACAGGTGAAGGACTACAACGGCGTACTCCTGAAGCGGCACCCCGCGTCGGGCAACGGCGTGGTCGCGGAGATCGTGCTGAACCGCGCGTCGGCGATGAACGCCATCTCGACGGCGATGGCCGCGGCGATCCGCGACGTCGCGCCGGAGCTGGCCGAGGACCCGGCGGTACGCGCGGTGGTGGTGTCGTCGGCACCGCCGGAGGCCGAGGGCAAGAACCACGCGTTCTGCGTCGGCGTGGACCTCAAGGAACGCAACCAGATGAGCGACGCGGAACTGGTCGCCACCCGCCCGGCCTTCCGCCGGACCTGGGGCGCGTTCGGCTCCCTGCCGATGCCGGTCATCGCCGCGGTCTCCGGCTACGCCCTCGGCGGCGGCTGCGAACTGGCCCTGGCCTGCGACCTGATCGTGGCCGACGACGGCGCGGTCTTCGGCCTGCCGGAGGTCTCAGTCGGCGTCATCCCCGGCGGCGGCGGCACGCAGACCCTGGTACGCCGCATCGGCACGAACCGCGCCGCCGACCTGATCTTCACGGCCCGCCGCATCGACGCCGACGAAGCCGACCGCTTCGGCATGGTGGACCGCCGGATCACAGGAGCCTCGACAGCGCGCGACGCGGCACTGGAGCTGGCGCAGCAGATCGCGAAGAACTCGCCGATCGGGGTCCGCAACGCGAAGCACGCGCTGAAGGTCGGCGCCGACCTGCCGCTGGCCGCGGGGCTGGATGTGGAGGACGGGGCTTGGCGGGCGACGGCTTTCTCGGCGGACCGGGCCGAGGGTGTGCGGGCGTTTGTGGAGAAGCGGGCGCCGGTTTGGCCGTGA